The following coding sequences are from one Eleginops maclovinus isolate JMC-PN-2008 ecotype Puerto Natales chromosome 11, JC_Emac_rtc_rv5, whole genome shotgun sequence window:
- the clcn3 gene encoding H(+)/Cl(-) exchange transporter 3 isoform X3 has product MESEQLYHRGYCRNSYNSIASASSDEELLDGAGAAMDFHTTEDDNLLDGDAASPGSNYVMSNGGGAPSSTTHLLDFLEEPIPGVGTYDDFHTIDWVREKCKDRERHRKINSKKKESAWEFTKSLYDAWSGWLVVTLTGLASGALAGLIDIAADWLNDLKEGVCLSAMWFNHEQCCWTSNETTFAERDKCPQWKSWAELILGQAEGPGSYIMNYFMYIYWALSFGFLAVCLVKVFAPYACGSGIPEIKTILSGFIIRGYLGKWTLMIKTITLVLAVASGLSLGKEGPLVHVACCCGNIFSYLFPKYSKNEAKKREVLSAASAAGVSVAFGAPIGGVLFSLEEVSYYFPLKTLWRSFFAALVAAFVLRSINPFGNSRLVLFYVEYHTPWYLFELIPFILLGVFGGLWGAFFIRANIAWCRRRKSTRFGKYPVLEVILVTAITAVFAFPNPYTRQNTSELIKELFTDCGPLESSQLCQYRSQMNGSKAFTDNPNRPAGPGVYAAMWQLCLALVFKIIMTIFTFGLKVPSGLFIPSMAIGAIAGRIVGIAVEQLAYYHHDWFLFKEWCEVGADCITPGLYAMVGAAACLGGVTRMTVSLVVIVFELTGGLEYIVPLMAAVMTSKWVGDAFGRQGIYEAHIRLNGYPFLDAKEEFTHVTLAREVMRPRRSDPPLAVLTQDDLTVEELQSTINETSYNGFPVIVSKESQRLVGFALRRDITIAIENARRKQEGIMLNSRVYFTQHAPTLPADSPRPLKLRSILDMSPFTVTDHTPMEIVVDIFRKLGLRQCLVTHNGNVLGIITKKNILEHLEELKQNTEPLIEDVRP; this is encoded by the exons GGTCTAACTACGTCATGTCTAACGGGGGCGGGGCACCCAGCAGCACCACCCACCTGTTGGACTTCCTAGAGGAGCCCATCCCTGGTGTGGGGACCTATGACGACTTCCACACCATCGACTGGGTCCGAGAGAAGTGCAAGGACCGCGAGAGGCACCGGAAG atCAACAGCAAGAAAAAGGAGTCGGCATGGGAGTTCACAAAGAGCCTGTACGACGCCTGGTCTGGGTGGCTGGTGGTCACGCTCACTGGCTTGGCCTCAG GTGCTTTGGCTGGCCTGATTGACAttgctgctgattggctgaacGACCTGAAGGAAGGCGTGTGTCTGAGCGCCATGTGGTTCAACCACGAGCAGTGCTGCTGGACGTCCAATGAGACCACCTTTGCTGAGCGGGACAAGTGTCCTCAGTGGAAGAGCTGGGCTGAGCTAATACTGGGGCAGGCAGAG ggGCCCGGCTCGTACATCATGAACTACTTCATGTACATCTACTGGGCGCTGTCCTTTGGCTTCCTGGCCGTCTGCCTGGTGAAGGTGTTTGCTCCGTACGCCTGCGGCTCGGGGATCCCTGAG ATCAAGACTATCCTTAGTGGGTTTATTATCCGAGGCTACCTGGGAAAGTGGACCCTGATGATTAAGACCATCACGCTGGTGCTGGCGGTGGCGTCGGGGCTCAGCCTGGGGAAGGAGGGGCCGCTGGTGCACGTGGCCTGCTGCTGCGGGAACATTTTTTCTTACCTCTTCCCCAAGTACAGCAAGAACGAGGCTAAAAAAcgagag GTTCTCTCTGCTGCGTCAGCGGCCGGGGTGTCTGTTGCTTTTGGAGCCCCGATTGGAGGAGTGCTCTTCAGCTTAGAGGAG gTGAGCTACTACTTCCCTCTGAAGACGTTGTGGCGCTCCTTCTTCGCCGCCCTGGTGGCCGCCTTCGTCCTGCGCTCCATCAACCCGTTTGGAAACAGCCGGCTGGTGCTGTTCTACGTGGAGTACCACACGCCCTGGTACCTGTTCGAGCTCATCCCCTTCATCCTGCTGGGGGTGTTTGGAGGCCTCTGGGGGGCCTTCTTCATCCGGGCCAACATCGCCTGGTGCCGGCGGCGCAAGTCAACACGCTTCG GAAAGTATCCGGTGCTGGAGGTGATCTTGGTGACGGCCATCACGGCTGTGTTTGCCTTCCCCAACCCGTACACGCGTCAGAACACCAGCGAGCTGATCAAGGAGCTGTTCACAGACTGCGGCCCGCTGGAGTCCTCGCAGCTCTGCCAGTACCGCAGCCAGATGAACGGCAGCAAGGCGTTCACCGACAACCCCAACCGGCCGGCGGGGCCCGGGGTCTACGCCGCCATGTGGCAGCTCTGCCTGGCGCTCGTTTTCAAAATCATCATGACCATATTCACCTTTGGACTCAAG gTGCCATCGGGGTTGTTCATCCCCAGCATGGCCATCGGGGCGATCGCAGGGCGGATCGTTGGCATCGCCGTGGAGCAGCTGGCCTATTATCACCACGACTGGTTCCTGTTTAAAGAGTGGTGCGAGGTGGGAGCAGACTGCATCACGCCAGGGCTCTACGCTATGGTGGGGGCCGCCGCGTGTCTGG GCGGTGTCACCCGTATGACCGTCTCCTTGGTGGTCATCGTGTTCGAGCTGACGGGAGGCTTGGAGTACATCGTCCCCCTTATGGCCGCCGTCATGACCAGCAAGTGGGTGGGCGACGCGTTCGGCCGGCAGGGAATCTACGAGGCGCACATCCGTCTGAACGGCTACCCCTTCTTGGACGCCAAGGAGGAGTTCACGCACGTCACGCTGGCCAGGGAGGTGATGCGGCCGCGGCGCAGCGACCCGCCGCTAGCCGTGCTTACGCAGGACGACCTGAcggtggaggagctgcagagcacGATCAACGAGACCAGTTATAATGGTTTCCCCGTCATCGTGTCCAAGGAGTCCCAGAGGCTGGTGGGCTTCGCTCTGCGCAGGGACATCACCATTGCTATCG AAAACGCTCGTCGGAAGCAGGAGGGCATCATGCTGAACTCCAGGGTTTACTTCACCCAGCACGCCCCCACCCTGCCGGCCGACAGCCCCCGGCCCCTCAAACTGCGCTCCATCCTGGACATGAGCCCCTTCACCGTCACCGACCACACCCCCATGGAGATCGTGGTGGACATCTTCAGGAAGCTGGGCCTGCGCCAGTGCCTGGTCACTCACAACGG gaatGTTTTGGGCATCATCACAAAGAAGAATATATTAGAGCATCTGGAGGAGCTCAAGCAGAACACGGAGCCCCTG ATCGAAGACGTCAGACCGTAA
- the clcn3 gene encoding H(+)/Cl(-) exchange transporter 3 isoform X6 encodes MEEEDAAADPYLPYDGGGDTIPLQEIPKRGSNYVMSNGGGAPSSTTHLLDFLEEPIPGVGTYDDFHTIDWVREKCKDRERHRKINSKKKESAWEFTKSLYDAWSGWLVVTLTGLASGALAGLIDIAADWLNDLKEGVCLSAMWFNHEQCCWTSNETTFAERDKCPQWKSWAELILGQAEGPGSYIMNYFMYIYWALSFGFLAVCLVKVFAPYACGSGIPEIKTILSGFIIRGYLGKWTLMIKTITLVLAVASGLSLGKEGPLVHVACCCGNIFSYLFPKYSKNEAKKREVLSAASAAGVSVAFGAPIGGVLFSLEEVSYYFPLKTLWRSFFAALVAAFVLRSINPFGNSRLVLFYVEYHTPWYLFELIPFILLGVFGGLWGAFFIRANIAWCRRRKSTRFGKYPVLEVILVTAITAVFAFPNPYTRQNTSELIKELFTDCGPLESSQLCQYRSQMNGSKAFTDNPNRPAGPGVYAAMWQLCLALVFKIIMTIFTFGLKVPSGLFIPSMAIGAIAGRIVGIAVEQLAYYHHDWFLFKEWCEVGADCITPGLYAMVGAAACLGGVTRMTVSLVVIVFELTGGLEYIVPLMAAVMTSKWVGDAFGRQGIYEAHIRLNGYPFLDAKEEFTHVTLAREVMRPRRSDPPLAVLTQDDLTVEELQSTINETSYNGFPVIVSKESQRLVGFALRRDITIAIENARRKQEGIMLNSRVYFTQHAPTLPADSPRPLKLRSILDMSPFTVTDHTPMEIVVDIFRKLGLRQCLVTHNGRLLGIITKKDILRHMAQMADQDPESIMFN; translated from the exons GGTCTAACTACGTCATGTCTAACGGGGGCGGGGCACCCAGCAGCACCACCCACCTGTTGGACTTCCTAGAGGAGCCCATCCCTGGTGTGGGGACCTATGACGACTTCCACACCATCGACTGGGTCCGAGAGAAGTGCAAGGACCGCGAGAGGCACCGGAAG atCAACAGCAAGAAAAAGGAGTCGGCATGGGAGTTCACAAAGAGCCTGTACGACGCCTGGTCTGGGTGGCTGGTGGTCACGCTCACTGGCTTGGCCTCAG GTGCTTTGGCTGGCCTGATTGACAttgctgctgattggctgaacGACCTGAAGGAAGGCGTGTGTCTGAGCGCCATGTGGTTCAACCACGAGCAGTGCTGCTGGACGTCCAATGAGACCACCTTTGCTGAGCGGGACAAGTGTCCTCAGTGGAAGAGCTGGGCTGAGCTAATACTGGGGCAGGCAGAG ggGCCCGGCTCGTACATCATGAACTACTTCATGTACATCTACTGGGCGCTGTCCTTTGGCTTCCTGGCCGTCTGCCTGGTGAAGGTGTTTGCTCCGTACGCCTGCGGCTCGGGGATCCCTGAG ATCAAGACTATCCTTAGTGGGTTTATTATCCGAGGCTACCTGGGAAAGTGGACCCTGATGATTAAGACCATCACGCTGGTGCTGGCGGTGGCGTCGGGGCTCAGCCTGGGGAAGGAGGGGCCGCTGGTGCACGTGGCCTGCTGCTGCGGGAACATTTTTTCTTACCTCTTCCCCAAGTACAGCAAGAACGAGGCTAAAAAAcgagag GTTCTCTCTGCTGCGTCAGCGGCCGGGGTGTCTGTTGCTTTTGGAGCCCCGATTGGAGGAGTGCTCTTCAGCTTAGAGGAG gTGAGCTACTACTTCCCTCTGAAGACGTTGTGGCGCTCCTTCTTCGCCGCCCTGGTGGCCGCCTTCGTCCTGCGCTCCATCAACCCGTTTGGAAACAGCCGGCTGGTGCTGTTCTACGTGGAGTACCACACGCCCTGGTACCTGTTCGAGCTCATCCCCTTCATCCTGCTGGGGGTGTTTGGAGGCCTCTGGGGGGCCTTCTTCATCCGGGCCAACATCGCCTGGTGCCGGCGGCGCAAGTCAACACGCTTCG GAAAGTATCCGGTGCTGGAGGTGATCTTGGTGACGGCCATCACGGCTGTGTTTGCCTTCCCCAACCCGTACACGCGTCAGAACACCAGCGAGCTGATCAAGGAGCTGTTCACAGACTGCGGCCCGCTGGAGTCCTCGCAGCTCTGCCAGTACCGCAGCCAGATGAACGGCAGCAAGGCGTTCACCGACAACCCCAACCGGCCGGCGGGGCCCGGGGTCTACGCCGCCATGTGGCAGCTCTGCCTGGCGCTCGTTTTCAAAATCATCATGACCATATTCACCTTTGGACTCAAG gTGCCATCGGGGTTGTTCATCCCCAGCATGGCCATCGGGGCGATCGCAGGGCGGATCGTTGGCATCGCCGTGGAGCAGCTGGCCTATTATCACCACGACTGGTTCCTGTTTAAAGAGTGGTGCGAGGTGGGAGCAGACTGCATCACGCCAGGGCTCTACGCTATGGTGGGGGCCGCCGCGTGTCTGG GCGGTGTCACCCGTATGACCGTCTCCTTGGTGGTCATCGTGTTCGAGCTGACGGGAGGCTTGGAGTACATCGTCCCCCTTATGGCCGCCGTCATGACCAGCAAGTGGGTGGGCGACGCGTTCGGCCGGCAGGGAATCTACGAGGCGCACATCCGTCTGAACGGCTACCCCTTCTTGGACGCCAAGGAGGAGTTCACGCACGTCACGCTGGCCAGGGAGGTGATGCGGCCGCGGCGCAGCGACCCGCCGCTAGCCGTGCTTACGCAGGACGACCTGAcggtggaggagctgcagagcacGATCAACGAGACCAGTTATAATGGTTTCCCCGTCATCGTGTCCAAGGAGTCCCAGAGGCTGGTGGGCTTCGCTCTGCGCAGGGACATCACCATTGCTATCG AAAACGCTCGTCGGAAGCAGGAGGGCATCATGCTGAACTCCAGGGTTTACTTCACCCAGCACGCCCCCACCCTGCCGGCCGACAGCCCCCGGCCCCTCAAACTGCGCTCCATCCTGGACATGAGCCCCTTCACCGTCACCGACCACACCCCCATGGAGATCGTGGTGGACATCTTCAGGAAGCTGGGCCTGCGCCAGTGCCTGGTCACTCACAACGG GCGGCTTCTTGGTATTATCACAAAAAAAGATATCCTGCGTCACATGGCTCAAATGGCAGACCAAGATCCCGAGTCCATCATGTTCAACTGA
- the clcn3 gene encoding H(+)/Cl(-) exchange transporter 3 isoform X1 produces the protein MESEQLYHRGYCRNSYNSIASASSDEELLDGAGAAMDFHTTEDDNLLDGDAASPGSNYVMSNGGGAPSSTTHLLDFLEEPIPGVGTYDDFHTIDWVREKCKDRERHRKINSKKKESAWEFTKSLYDAWSGWLVVTLTGLASGALAGLIDIAADWLNDLKEGVCLSAMWFNHEQCCWTSNETTFAERDKCPQWKSWAELILGQAEGPGSYIMNYFMYIYWALSFGFLAVCLVKVFAPYACGSGIPEIKTILSGFIIRGYLGKWTLMIKTITLVLAVASGLSLGKEGPLVHVACCCGNIFSYLFPKYSKNEAKKREVLSAASAAGVSVAFGAPIGGVLFSLEEVSYYFPLKTLWRSFFAALVAAFVLRSINPFGNSRLVLFYVEYHTPWYLFELIPFILLGVFGGLWGAFFIRANIAWCRRRKSTRFGKYPVLEVILVTAITAVFAFPNPYTRQNTSELIKELFTDCGPLESSQLCQYRSQMNGSKAFTDNPNRPAGPGVYAAMWQLCLALVFKIIMTIFTFGLKVPSGLFIPSMAIGAIAGRIVGIAVEQLAYYHHDWFLFKEWCEVGADCITPGLYAMVGAAACLGGVTRMTVSLVVIVFELTGGLEYIVPLMAAVMTSKWVGDAFGRQGIYEAHIRLNGYPFLDAKEEFTHVTLAREVMRPRRSDPPLAVLTQDDLTVEELQSTINETSYNGFPVIVSKESQRLVGFALRRDITIAIENARRKQEGIMLNSRVYFTQHAPTLPADSPRPLKLRSILDMSPFTVTDHTPMEIVVDIFRKLGLRQCLVTHNGNVLGIITKKNILEHLEELKQNTEPLAASWYYHKKRYPASHGSNGRPRSRVHHVQLIGSFQDGRGGDDSGEEEEVHLLDGSNL, from the exons GGTCTAACTACGTCATGTCTAACGGGGGCGGGGCACCCAGCAGCACCACCCACCTGTTGGACTTCCTAGAGGAGCCCATCCCTGGTGTGGGGACCTATGACGACTTCCACACCATCGACTGGGTCCGAGAGAAGTGCAAGGACCGCGAGAGGCACCGGAAG atCAACAGCAAGAAAAAGGAGTCGGCATGGGAGTTCACAAAGAGCCTGTACGACGCCTGGTCTGGGTGGCTGGTGGTCACGCTCACTGGCTTGGCCTCAG GTGCTTTGGCTGGCCTGATTGACAttgctgctgattggctgaacGACCTGAAGGAAGGCGTGTGTCTGAGCGCCATGTGGTTCAACCACGAGCAGTGCTGCTGGACGTCCAATGAGACCACCTTTGCTGAGCGGGACAAGTGTCCTCAGTGGAAGAGCTGGGCTGAGCTAATACTGGGGCAGGCAGAG ggGCCCGGCTCGTACATCATGAACTACTTCATGTACATCTACTGGGCGCTGTCCTTTGGCTTCCTGGCCGTCTGCCTGGTGAAGGTGTTTGCTCCGTACGCCTGCGGCTCGGGGATCCCTGAG ATCAAGACTATCCTTAGTGGGTTTATTATCCGAGGCTACCTGGGAAAGTGGACCCTGATGATTAAGACCATCACGCTGGTGCTGGCGGTGGCGTCGGGGCTCAGCCTGGGGAAGGAGGGGCCGCTGGTGCACGTGGCCTGCTGCTGCGGGAACATTTTTTCTTACCTCTTCCCCAAGTACAGCAAGAACGAGGCTAAAAAAcgagag GTTCTCTCTGCTGCGTCAGCGGCCGGGGTGTCTGTTGCTTTTGGAGCCCCGATTGGAGGAGTGCTCTTCAGCTTAGAGGAG gTGAGCTACTACTTCCCTCTGAAGACGTTGTGGCGCTCCTTCTTCGCCGCCCTGGTGGCCGCCTTCGTCCTGCGCTCCATCAACCCGTTTGGAAACAGCCGGCTGGTGCTGTTCTACGTGGAGTACCACACGCCCTGGTACCTGTTCGAGCTCATCCCCTTCATCCTGCTGGGGGTGTTTGGAGGCCTCTGGGGGGCCTTCTTCATCCGGGCCAACATCGCCTGGTGCCGGCGGCGCAAGTCAACACGCTTCG GAAAGTATCCGGTGCTGGAGGTGATCTTGGTGACGGCCATCACGGCTGTGTTTGCCTTCCCCAACCCGTACACGCGTCAGAACACCAGCGAGCTGATCAAGGAGCTGTTCACAGACTGCGGCCCGCTGGAGTCCTCGCAGCTCTGCCAGTACCGCAGCCAGATGAACGGCAGCAAGGCGTTCACCGACAACCCCAACCGGCCGGCGGGGCCCGGGGTCTACGCCGCCATGTGGCAGCTCTGCCTGGCGCTCGTTTTCAAAATCATCATGACCATATTCACCTTTGGACTCAAG gTGCCATCGGGGTTGTTCATCCCCAGCATGGCCATCGGGGCGATCGCAGGGCGGATCGTTGGCATCGCCGTGGAGCAGCTGGCCTATTATCACCACGACTGGTTCCTGTTTAAAGAGTGGTGCGAGGTGGGAGCAGACTGCATCACGCCAGGGCTCTACGCTATGGTGGGGGCCGCCGCGTGTCTGG GCGGTGTCACCCGTATGACCGTCTCCTTGGTGGTCATCGTGTTCGAGCTGACGGGAGGCTTGGAGTACATCGTCCCCCTTATGGCCGCCGTCATGACCAGCAAGTGGGTGGGCGACGCGTTCGGCCGGCAGGGAATCTACGAGGCGCACATCCGTCTGAACGGCTACCCCTTCTTGGACGCCAAGGAGGAGTTCACGCACGTCACGCTGGCCAGGGAGGTGATGCGGCCGCGGCGCAGCGACCCGCCGCTAGCCGTGCTTACGCAGGACGACCTGAcggtggaggagctgcagagcacGATCAACGAGACCAGTTATAATGGTTTCCCCGTCATCGTGTCCAAGGAGTCCCAGAGGCTGGTGGGCTTCGCTCTGCGCAGGGACATCACCATTGCTATCG AAAACGCTCGTCGGAAGCAGGAGGGCATCATGCTGAACTCCAGGGTTTACTTCACCCAGCACGCCCCCACCCTGCCGGCCGACAGCCCCCGGCCCCTCAAACTGCGCTCCATCCTGGACATGAGCCCCTTCACCGTCACCGACCACACCCCCATGGAGATCGTGGTGGACATCTTCAGGAAGCTGGGCCTGCGCCAGTGCCTGGTCACTCACAACGG gaatGTTTTGGGCATCATCACAAAGAAGAATATATTAGAGCATCTGGAGGAGCTCAAGCAGAACACGGAGCCCCTG GCGGCTTCTTGGTATTATCACAAAAAAAGATATCCTGCGTCACATGGCTCAAATGGCAGACCAAGATCCCGAGTCCATCATGTTCAACTGATCGGCTCCTTCCAGGACGGCCGGGGGGGGGACGACagcggggaggaggaggaggtgcacCTCCTGGACGGCTCCAATCTCTGA
- the clcn3 gene encoding H(+)/Cl(-) exchange transporter 3 isoform X4, whose translation MESEQLYHRGYCRNSYNSIASASSDEELLDGAGAAMDFHTTEDDNLLDGDAASPGSNYVMSNGGGAPSSTTHLLDFLEEPIPGVGTYDDFHTIDWVREKCKDRERHRKINSKKKESAWEFTKSLYDAWSGWLVVTLTGLASGALAGLIDIAADWLNDLKEGVCLSAMWFNHEQCCWTSNETTFAERDKCPQWKSWAELILGQAEGPGSYIMNYFMYIYWALSFGFLAVCLVKVFAPYACGSGIPEIKTILSGFIIRGYLGKWTLMIKTITLVLAVASGLSLGKEGPLVHVACCCGNIFSYLFPKYSKNEAKKREVLSAASAAGVSVAFGAPIGGVLFSLEEVSYYFPLKTLWRSFFAALVAAFVLRSINPFGNSRLVLFYVEYHTPWYLFELIPFILLGVFGGLWGAFFIRANIAWCRRRKSTRFGKYPVLEVILVTAITAVFAFPNPYTRQNTSELIKELFTDCGPLESSQLCQYRSQMNGSKAFTDNPNRPAGPGVYAAMWQLCLALVFKIIMTIFTFGLKVPSGLFIPSMAIGAIAGRIVGIAVEQLAYYHHDWFLFKEWCEVGADCITPGLYAMVGAAACLGGVTRMTVSLVVIVFELTGGLEYIVPLMAAVMTSKWVGDAFGRQGIYEAHIRLNGYPFLDAKEEFTHVTLAREVMRPRRSDPPLAVLTQDDLTVEELQSTINETSYNGFPVIVSKESQRLVGFALRRDITIAIENARRKQEGIMLNSRVYFTQHAPTLPADSPRPLKLRSILDMSPFTVTDHTPMEIVVDIFRKLGLRQCLVTHNGRLLGIITKKDILRHMAQMADQDPESIMFN comes from the exons GGTCTAACTACGTCATGTCTAACGGGGGCGGGGCACCCAGCAGCACCACCCACCTGTTGGACTTCCTAGAGGAGCCCATCCCTGGTGTGGGGACCTATGACGACTTCCACACCATCGACTGGGTCCGAGAGAAGTGCAAGGACCGCGAGAGGCACCGGAAG atCAACAGCAAGAAAAAGGAGTCGGCATGGGAGTTCACAAAGAGCCTGTACGACGCCTGGTCTGGGTGGCTGGTGGTCACGCTCACTGGCTTGGCCTCAG GTGCTTTGGCTGGCCTGATTGACAttgctgctgattggctgaacGACCTGAAGGAAGGCGTGTGTCTGAGCGCCATGTGGTTCAACCACGAGCAGTGCTGCTGGACGTCCAATGAGACCACCTTTGCTGAGCGGGACAAGTGTCCTCAGTGGAAGAGCTGGGCTGAGCTAATACTGGGGCAGGCAGAG ggGCCCGGCTCGTACATCATGAACTACTTCATGTACATCTACTGGGCGCTGTCCTTTGGCTTCCTGGCCGTCTGCCTGGTGAAGGTGTTTGCTCCGTACGCCTGCGGCTCGGGGATCCCTGAG ATCAAGACTATCCTTAGTGGGTTTATTATCCGAGGCTACCTGGGAAAGTGGACCCTGATGATTAAGACCATCACGCTGGTGCTGGCGGTGGCGTCGGGGCTCAGCCTGGGGAAGGAGGGGCCGCTGGTGCACGTGGCCTGCTGCTGCGGGAACATTTTTTCTTACCTCTTCCCCAAGTACAGCAAGAACGAGGCTAAAAAAcgagag GTTCTCTCTGCTGCGTCAGCGGCCGGGGTGTCTGTTGCTTTTGGAGCCCCGATTGGAGGAGTGCTCTTCAGCTTAGAGGAG gTGAGCTACTACTTCCCTCTGAAGACGTTGTGGCGCTCCTTCTTCGCCGCCCTGGTGGCCGCCTTCGTCCTGCGCTCCATCAACCCGTTTGGAAACAGCCGGCTGGTGCTGTTCTACGTGGAGTACCACACGCCCTGGTACCTGTTCGAGCTCATCCCCTTCATCCTGCTGGGGGTGTTTGGAGGCCTCTGGGGGGCCTTCTTCATCCGGGCCAACATCGCCTGGTGCCGGCGGCGCAAGTCAACACGCTTCG GAAAGTATCCGGTGCTGGAGGTGATCTTGGTGACGGCCATCACGGCTGTGTTTGCCTTCCCCAACCCGTACACGCGTCAGAACACCAGCGAGCTGATCAAGGAGCTGTTCACAGACTGCGGCCCGCTGGAGTCCTCGCAGCTCTGCCAGTACCGCAGCCAGATGAACGGCAGCAAGGCGTTCACCGACAACCCCAACCGGCCGGCGGGGCCCGGGGTCTACGCCGCCATGTGGCAGCTCTGCCTGGCGCTCGTTTTCAAAATCATCATGACCATATTCACCTTTGGACTCAAG gTGCCATCGGGGTTGTTCATCCCCAGCATGGCCATCGGGGCGATCGCAGGGCGGATCGTTGGCATCGCCGTGGAGCAGCTGGCCTATTATCACCACGACTGGTTCCTGTTTAAAGAGTGGTGCGAGGTGGGAGCAGACTGCATCACGCCAGGGCTCTACGCTATGGTGGGGGCCGCCGCGTGTCTGG GCGGTGTCACCCGTATGACCGTCTCCTTGGTGGTCATCGTGTTCGAGCTGACGGGAGGCTTGGAGTACATCGTCCCCCTTATGGCCGCCGTCATGACCAGCAAGTGGGTGGGCGACGCGTTCGGCCGGCAGGGAATCTACGAGGCGCACATCCGTCTGAACGGCTACCCCTTCTTGGACGCCAAGGAGGAGTTCACGCACGTCACGCTGGCCAGGGAGGTGATGCGGCCGCGGCGCAGCGACCCGCCGCTAGCCGTGCTTACGCAGGACGACCTGAcggtggaggagctgcagagcacGATCAACGAGACCAGTTATAATGGTTTCCCCGTCATCGTGTCCAAGGAGTCCCAGAGGCTGGTGGGCTTCGCTCTGCGCAGGGACATCACCATTGCTATCG AAAACGCTCGTCGGAAGCAGGAGGGCATCATGCTGAACTCCAGGGTTTACTTCACCCAGCACGCCCCCACCCTGCCGGCCGACAGCCCCCGGCCCCTCAAACTGCGCTCCATCCTGGACATGAGCCCCTTCACCGTCACCGACCACACCCCCATGGAGATCGTGGTGGACATCTTCAGGAAGCTGGGCCTGCGCCAGTGCCTGGTCACTCACAACGG GCGGCTTCTTGGTATTATCACAAAAAAAGATATCCTGCGTCACATGGCTCAAATGGCAGACCAAGATCCCGAGTCCATCATGTTCAACTGA